The Drechmeria coniospora strain ARSEF 6962 chromosome 02, whole genome shotgun sequence genome has a segment encoding these proteins:
- a CDS encoding oxidoreductase encodes MLGTCPLEPRSLTTADTPVLMAPVGIQSLFHQDKEIGTAKACAALRVPFTLSTAASTGIEELVKACPEGAKWFQLYWPMDEEMTASILGRARSSGYKVLVVTLDTWTLGWRPSDLDAANVPFMAGEGNEVGFQDPVFRRKFAERSDGDSPEDNKVAAAMYWIGESFPGVSRRWEDLALLRKHWDGPVVLKGIMSVDDARLAVQHGMDGIIVSNHGGRQLDGAVATLDVLPDIADAVGDQLTVLIDSGIRTGADIVKALALGAKAVFLGRPIVYGLGINGTAGAEAVLAGLLADLDLTMGFAGAKSVADLQRSILQRAPHAGNVKSYL; translated from the coding sequence ATGCTCGGCACATGTCCGCTCGAACCTCGTTCACTGACCACTGCAGACACGCCCGTGCTCATGGCGCCCGTCGGAATCCAGTCGCTCTTCCACCAAGACAAAGAGATTGGCACGGCCAAGGCGTGCGCCGCCCTCCGTGTGCCCTTCACTCtcagcaccgccgcctcgacgggcatcgaggagctcgtcaaggcctGCCCCGAAGGCGCCAAGTGGTTCCAGCTGTACTGGCCgatggacgaggagatgACGGCCTCCATCCTTGGCCGCGCCAGGAGCAGCGGCTAcaaggtcctcgtcgtcaccctcgACACTTGGACCCTCGGCTGGCGACCTTCGGacctcgacgcggccaacGTGCCGTTcatggccggcgagggcaacgaGGTCGGGTTTCAGGATCCCGTCTTCCGGAGAAAGTTTGCCGAGCGGAGTGACGGCGACTCGCCCGAGGACAACaaagtcgccgccgccatgtacTGGATCGGCGAGAGCTTCCCCGGCGTCAGCCGCCGGTGGGAGGATCTGGCCCTCCTGCGGAAGCACTGGGACGGACCGGTGGTGCTGAAGGGCATCatgagcgtcgacgacgcccggcTGGCGGTGCAGCACGGCATGGATGGAATCATCGTGAGCAACCACGGCGGTAGGCAGCTGGACGGTGCGGtggcgacgctcgacgtCCTCCCGGACattgccgacgccgtcggtgaCCAACTCACCGTGCTCATCGACTCGGGAATCcgcaccggcgccgacatTGTCAAGGCATTGGCCCTCGGCGCCAAGGCCGTTTTCCTCGGCAGGCCGATCGTGTACGGCCTGGGGATCAATGGCACGgccggagccgaggccgtcctGGCCGGTTTGCTGGCCGATCTCGACCTCACCATGGGCTTTGCCGGCGCAAAGTCCGTCGCCGATCTTCAGCGATCCATTCTGCAGCGCGCACCGCATGCCGGCAACGTCAAGTCCTATTTGTAA